The DNA window CAATGCAGGTAATGGCAGTTGCTGCAAGTGAGGGAGAGCCACTGGCGATTGTTGTGGGATTTGAGTATTAAAATAGCCAGACAGGCTGTTTTGTGTGCGGAAGGCTGGACCAGAAGGATTAGGGAGCAGTGGGAAGCTTGAAGGAATAAGTTATATTTTGCGGGAAATATTAGTCACGTGATGGATGGCCCTTGCAGATGATATGCAGCGTTAGCTGGTAACGGTTGGATGGGACACAAGCTACATTGATATACAAAGATAGAGGTGCTATGtggcatatatatacgatTATGATGTGTTTATGTTGATTGTTTTTTCAGACTATttaaaagaagatttgATGATGGAGAAGTGTTGTTTGTCGGGATGTCTTGGAGAGGGGGCAGGGATGATAAAGTGGGTATTGTTGTTTTCGACGTCTTTGACGTTACACAAAAATACGATGGCTATTAGCTGATCTTGTTTCTTGATTTAgtaaatataataatttgCAGGTGTCAGAAAGCTAGCTTGGAGGTGTCAAGGAAATAAAAGTGGTTTAATGAGCAATTTGTCTGGTTCTTCTTTGTCTCCCTTCTGGAATACTGGAGCTAAAGAACTGACAGGACGTAAACGTTTGGTGAGcaaatcatcaaaaatggCATTAAGGAAGTCTATTTTCAGTGGTAATTCTAGGACCGAATGTTGTTATGGAGAATGTACACATTCTGGTGGGATCGATGCTAAATGCAAGGTGGTTCAGTTACGGAATCTTAAGTGTCATGGGACACTTATAAAACATAAAACCCCCGTTCCGCCTgttattgtttttaatagCTTCAATTTAGAATACAACCCTCTGGTTGATGTCCATGAATCAGCTAGTTTACGTATTCAGCTAGTGCTTCCACAAGATACGTGCTATTTACCTGGAATCTTTACACAGGAGGAATCGATGGCGGCAACTACGTCATCCACCCGGTCATCTGTGGATGAAGAGACCTTACTGCAATCCAAGTCCGTATTTGGTGGGACCCTCTTTATCACAGTTAAGGGACAGTCTGGTGTGCTGTTTCAGGATTTGAAAGTACAATTAAGTGGATATTCTTCAGAATATGTTTGTTTGACCCAATTTGGTGAGAAGGCTGTGCGTCTGCTAAAAGATCTTAGTGCTGAGCACTGTAGTCACTTGAAACCTATGATTAGAGACACAATTTATCTCGAAAACAAGCTAATGTTATTATCCCCAGGCAATTATAGCTATCCATTcaattttgttttagatCCTCTTAACTTTCATGCTTCCATTGGTACACACTTGGGTTCAACCCAATATAGAATGGAGTTTTTTTGTACTGTGATGAGACAAAAGGCACAATACGAAACAATATTCCTTTCCAAACCGTTTAATGTTAAGAAGACATTACCACCTGGTAATTTACTAAAGTACGATTGTGTGGAAAGTAGAGGAACTTGGCGGGACGGGCTCCTTGATTATGAAATATACTTGTCGACCAAATTAATTGAGTTTGATCAGCCGTTTCAATTCCACCTAAGTTTGCTGAGGGGAGATGAAAATAGGGTGgaaattaataatatagaAATTATATTGGAACAAAATCTACTAATTCCTTGTATCAAACGAAAAGACTTGAACCAAACGCTATCTAAGTCAAAGTCCTACATGGCGACTAATATGTTTCTCTTGGACAAAAGAGTCGTAAACGGGAAGTATGGAGCACAACACTTTTTCCAATTCCCTGATTTAGTCGTCTCATCGAACAAGCGAAGCATAGTTCTGAGTAAGTCCCTCTATCCTTATTATTGTGAAATGAGCGACACTTTTGGTTCGGAACGTTGCAAATTAAAAATTACacatattttaaaagcACAAGTCAATCTAAGACTTCTAGAACCTAAATCGAGAATGACAAATATGCTTATATGCTTGAAATTGCCGGTATTATTGGTCGATCAAGATATGAGCAGTAGCTTACACCTTCCGCCATACCAAGAATTCAGTACTGCAATCATGAACAAAGATATATACAACCGGCTGTACTCTACGACCTACAACAGCACCGACGACGGAACAAGATTTGACAGCAGCTACCCCCCTTCATATGACACTATATTCGATACTATAGGATCAACATCCAGTCCTAGTAGCTAGCTgtctttattattattagtagtagtattagtattagtattattatgaCTTACTGACGCTGTCCAAATGCGATGTCACTTTATGAAGCTTCCGTAGTCATGTTTCAGCTCTTTTTAGTCGTAATTGAAacttaaatatatatataccctTATCCCTCCTACATTTATAATGGATATACAGTAATTTCCCTTAAACGAAGAACCATGTGGCAAGACACTGTGCGACTACCGCTAACCGTATATCTGTCTGCTCTGCGCCCCACGTAGCCGCTTTTTAAAGTCATATATCTCTAGTCCTCATTATCGCTTGATATGACTATTTTGCCACATCAAACTACAATCCATAAAACGTTACGTCAACATGCTTTTCTACATATACATTAACAAACTCACTACATTAATGATCTACTTTCTCATACAACAATCTTGTAAATTGTACCAACCTTGGTATCCATCAGAGCCCAACCATGGCTTCCACAGTCATTCCATCTACGGCTCATTCTGACACTTCTTGTCAATCTCTTCAGCTTCGAaatttcatattttttgcATTTAAGTAAGAGTCACCATTggagagaaaaaaaaagttggAAGCCATTATTTTGTCGTAAAGAGCCGTCGAGTTTCCAAGTGCAAAACAAGACATCCGTGCTAATTAAAACTACGGATGAGTATATAAAAGGTATTAAATTATTTGGTATTATTTCTTGCTatctttattctttttacaaaaaaaggTGGGCAGAAAGACGTAATTCCAACTAAAGGAAGTGTAGAGACGACCAAGGTTTTTATGAAAGAACAAATGACCGGGTTTCCCATGTTTGTACCAGACCCAGAACAAGCTGAAGACGTGCGGATATTGGGTTATGATCCGTTGGTGTCGCCTGCGTTGCTCCAAGCTCAAATTCCGGCTACGAAGGAGTGTTTTGAAACTACTCAGAGGGGTCGGAGAGAGGCCATCAAGATTGTTACTGGTAAAGATGATAGGATACTCGCGGTGGTGGGTCCTTGTTCGATCCACGATTTGGAT is part of the Eremothecium cymbalariae DBVPG#7215 chromosome 2, complete sequence genome and encodes:
- the SPO23 gene encoding Spo23p (similar to Ashbya gossypii AFL048W); translation: MSNLSGSSLSPFWNTGAKELTGRKRLVSKSSKMALRKSIFSGNSRTECCYGECTHSGGIDAKCKVVQLRNLKCHGTLIKHKTPVPPVIVFNSFNLEYNPLVDVHESASLRIQLVLPQDTCYLPGIFTQEESMAATTSSTRSSVDEETLLQSKSVFGGTLFITVKGQSGVLFQDLKVQLSGYSSEYVCLTQFGEKAVRLLKDLSAEHCSHLKPMIRDTIYLENKLMLLSPGNYSYPFNFVLDPLNFHASIGTHLGSTQYRMEFFCTVMRQKAQYETIFLSKPFNVKKTLPPGNLLKYDCVESRGTWRDGLLDYEIYLSTKLIEFDQPFQFHLSLLRGDENRVEINNIEIILEQNLLIPCIKRKDLNQTLSKSKSYMATNMFLLDKRVVNGKYGAQHFFQFPDLVVSSNKRSIVLSKSLYPYYCEMSDTFGSERCKLKITHILKAQVNLRLLEPKSRMTNMLICLKLPVLLVDQDMSSSLHLPPYQEFSTAIMNKDIYNRLYSTTYNSTDDGTRFDSSYPPSYDTIFDTIGSTSSPSS